Proteins from a genomic interval of Musa acuminata AAA Group cultivar baxijiao chromosome BXJ1-9, Cavendish_Baxijiao_AAA, whole genome shotgun sequence:
- the LOC103973895 gene encoding BTB/POZ domain and ankyrin repeat-containing protein NPR5 isoform X1 yields the protein MEETLKSLSLDYLNLLINGQAFSDVTFSVEGRLVHAHRCILAARSLFFRSFFCGTDSPPPGLLSSPRGGGGGASPGASGGAVVPVNSVSYEVFLLMLQFLYSGQVSVVPQKHEPRPNCGDRGCWHTHCAAAVDLALDTLAAARSFGVKQLEQITESLSFGGWVQKQLASMVEKASIEDVMKVLMASRQQDMQQLWATCSHLVAKSGLPAEVLAKHLPIDVVARIEELRLKSSFARRPSFVARHPHQIDVAGPAADLEDHHHKIRRMRRALDSSDVELVKLMVMGEGLNLDDALALHYAVENCTREVVKALLELGAADVNCPAGPTGKTPLHIAAEMVSPDMVAVLLDHHADPNVRTVDGVTPLEILRTLTSDFLFKGAVPGLSHIEPNKLRLCLELVQSAALVMSREEANSGGGNGGVGNSPRAAIYPRMNPEIAACSLSLDSRMVYLNLGMAAQFGSKMNDGGGDESLSSRPQGGGGGGVGPSSIYPSHGFP from the exons ATGGAGGAGACACTCAAGTCCCTCTCCTTGGACTACCTCAACCTCCTCATCAATGGTCAGGCCTTCAGCGACGTCACCTTCAGCGTCGAGGGCCGCCTCGTCCACGCCCACCGCTGCATCCTCGCcgcccgcagcctcttcttccgcaGCTTCTTCTGCGGCACCGACTCGCCGCCGCCGGGCCTCCTGTCGTCGCcgaggggcggcggcggcggggcgtCCCCCGGGGCGTCGGGCGGGGCCGTCGTCCCGGTGAATTCGGTCAGCTACGAGGTGTTCCTGCTGATGCTGCAGTTCCTGTACAGTGGGCAGGTGTCGGTGGTGCCGCAGAAGCACGAGCCCCGCCCCAACTGCGgcgaccgcggctgctggcacaccCACTGCGCCGCCGCTGTCGACCTCGCCCTCGACACCCTCGCCGCCGCCCGCTCCTTCGGTGTCAAGCAGCTGGAGCAGATCACCGAG AGTCTTAGTTTTGGTGGGTGGGTGCAGAAGCAATTGGCCAGCATGGTGGAGAAAGCGTCGATCGAGGACGTGATGAAGGTCCTGATGGCGTCGCGGCAGCAAGACATGCAGCAGCTCTGGGCCACCTGCTCCCACCTGGTCGCCAAGTCGGGCCTTCCGGCGGAGGTGCTCGCGAAGCACCTCCCCATCGACGTGGTCGCCAGGATCGAGGAGCTCCGTCTCAAGTCCTCCTTCGCCCGCCGGCCCTCCTTCGTCGCACGCCACCCCCACCAGATCGATGTCGCTGGCCCAGCCGCTGACCTCGAGGACCACCACCACAAGATCCGCCGCATGCGCCGCGCCCTCGACTCCTCCGACGTCGAGCTCGTCAAGCTGATGGTCATGGGGGAGGGGCTGAACCTCGACGATGCGCTCGCCCTCCACTACGCCGTCGAGAACTGTACCCGAGAGGTGGTCAAGGCTCTTCTCGAGCTGGGCGCGGCCGACGTCAACTGCCCCGCCGGCCCAACCGGGAAGACGCCGCTCCACATCGCCGCCGAGATGGTGAGCCCCGACATGGTCGCCGTCCTACTCGATCACCACGCCGATCCCAACGTTCGCACCGTCGACGGCGTGACCCCGCTGGAGATTCTTCGCACCCTCACCTCCGACTTCCTCTTCAAAGGCGCCGTGCCGGGCCTGTCGCACATAGAACCCAACAAGCTGCGGCTGTGTCTCGAGCTAGTCCAGTCCGCGGCACTGGTGATGTCCCGAGAGGAAGCCAATAGCGGTGGAGGTAATGGTGGCGTCGGAAACAGCCCGAGAGCGGCCATCTACCCACGGATGAATCCCGAAATAGCTGCGTGCAGCCTCAGCCTGGATTCAAGAATGGTGTATCTGAATCTTGGCATGGCGGCACAATTCGGGAGCAAGATGAACGATGGAGGCGGGGACGAGAGCCTCAGCAGTAGACCTcaaggtggtggcggcggcggcgttgGCCCATCATCCATCTACCCTTCTCATGGCTTCCCGTGA
- the LOC103973895 gene encoding BTB/POZ domain and ankyrin repeat-containing protein NPR5 isoform X2 — protein sequence MEETLKSLSLDYLNLLINGQAFSDVTFSVEGRLVHAHRCILAARSLFFRSFFCGTDSPPPGLLSSPRGGGGGASPGASGGAVVPVNSVSYEVFLLMLQFLYSGQVSVVPQKHEPRPNCGDRGCWHTHCAAAVDLALDTLAAARSFGVKQLEQITEKQLASMVEKASIEDVMKVLMASRQQDMQQLWATCSHLVAKSGLPAEVLAKHLPIDVVARIEELRLKSSFARRPSFVARHPHQIDVAGPAADLEDHHHKIRRMRRALDSSDVELVKLMVMGEGLNLDDALALHYAVENCTREVVKALLELGAADVNCPAGPTGKTPLHIAAEMVSPDMVAVLLDHHADPNVRTVDGVTPLEILRTLTSDFLFKGAVPGLSHIEPNKLRLCLELVQSAALVMSREEANSGGGNGGVGNSPRAAIYPRMNPEIAACSLSLDSRMVYLNLGMAAQFGSKMNDGGGDESLSSRPQGGGGGGVGPSSIYPSHGFP from the exons ATGGAGGAGACACTCAAGTCCCTCTCCTTGGACTACCTCAACCTCCTCATCAATGGTCAGGCCTTCAGCGACGTCACCTTCAGCGTCGAGGGCCGCCTCGTCCACGCCCACCGCTGCATCCTCGCcgcccgcagcctcttcttccgcaGCTTCTTCTGCGGCACCGACTCGCCGCCGCCGGGCCTCCTGTCGTCGCcgaggggcggcggcggcggggcgtCCCCCGGGGCGTCGGGCGGGGCCGTCGTCCCGGTGAATTCGGTCAGCTACGAGGTGTTCCTGCTGATGCTGCAGTTCCTGTACAGTGGGCAGGTGTCGGTGGTGCCGCAGAAGCACGAGCCCCGCCCCAACTGCGgcgaccgcggctgctggcacaccCACTGCGCCGCCGCTGTCGACCTCGCCCTCGACACCCTCGCCGCCGCCCGCTCCTTCGGTGTCAAGCAGCTGGAGCAGATCACCGAG AAGCAATTGGCCAGCATGGTGGAGAAAGCGTCGATCGAGGACGTGATGAAGGTCCTGATGGCGTCGCGGCAGCAAGACATGCAGCAGCTCTGGGCCACCTGCTCCCACCTGGTCGCCAAGTCGGGCCTTCCGGCGGAGGTGCTCGCGAAGCACCTCCCCATCGACGTGGTCGCCAGGATCGAGGAGCTCCGTCTCAAGTCCTCCTTCGCCCGCCGGCCCTCCTTCGTCGCACGCCACCCCCACCAGATCGATGTCGCTGGCCCAGCCGCTGACCTCGAGGACCACCACCACAAGATCCGCCGCATGCGCCGCGCCCTCGACTCCTCCGACGTCGAGCTCGTCAAGCTGATGGTCATGGGGGAGGGGCTGAACCTCGACGATGCGCTCGCCCTCCACTACGCCGTCGAGAACTGTACCCGAGAGGTGGTCAAGGCTCTTCTCGAGCTGGGCGCGGCCGACGTCAACTGCCCCGCCGGCCCAACCGGGAAGACGCCGCTCCACATCGCCGCCGAGATGGTGAGCCCCGACATGGTCGCCGTCCTACTCGATCACCACGCCGATCCCAACGTTCGCACCGTCGACGGCGTGACCCCGCTGGAGATTCTTCGCACCCTCACCTCCGACTTCCTCTTCAAAGGCGCCGTGCCGGGCCTGTCGCACATAGAACCCAACAAGCTGCGGCTGTGTCTCGAGCTAGTCCAGTCCGCGGCACTGGTGATGTCCCGAGAGGAAGCCAATAGCGGTGGAGGTAATGGTGGCGTCGGAAACAGCCCGAGAGCGGCCATCTACCCACGGATGAATCCCGAAATAGCTGCGTGCAGCCTCAGCCTGGATTCAAGAATGGTGTATCTGAATCTTGGCATGGCGGCACAATTCGGGAGCAAGATGAACGATGGAGGCGGGGACGAGAGCCTCAGCAGTAGACCTcaaggtggtggcggcggcggcgttgGCCCATCATCCATCTACCCTTCTCATGGCTTCCCGTGA